From the Panthera leo isolate Ple1 chromosome C1, P.leo_Ple1_pat1.1, whole genome shotgun sequence genome, one window contains:
- the SPRR4 gene encoding small proline-rich protein 4, with product MSSWQQQTIQHLPQKAQQQVKQPCQPPSVRCQEMCAPQIKDPCAPQPKKQYPPKGTAMPTQPPSAPRPNKPQE from the coding sequence ATGTCTTCTTGGCAGCAGCAGACGATCCAGCACCTGCCTCAGAAGGCCCAGCAGCAGGTGAAGCAGCCCTGTCAGCCACCCTCTGTCAGGTGTCAGGAGATGTGTGCACCCCAAATCAAAGATCCATGTGCTCCCCAGCCCAAGAAGCAATACCCACCCAAGGGCACAGCCATGCCCACCCAACCACCAAGTGCTCCTCGGCCCAACAAGCCCCAAGAGTAA